The following proteins are encoded in a genomic region of Cyclonatronum proteinivorum:
- the pgeF gene encoding peptidoglycan editing factor PgeF — protein sequence MTQQAASFSSVDTLDWHPHPRVKAVFSLKNLRFRKDAAIPGLNLGYNTPEQDEITNANREQFFRACGADPAKTSWGLQVHGARVQRVTEPGVYPDTDALVTSVPGFALGVFVADCAAVLLADPEAGVIATAHAGWKGAVAGILPETIRVMETAGARAAKLRAFVSPCISAAHFEVGEEVAAQFPEAFVDRNRSRPHVDLKGFVVHQLLEAGLAKDAIRIADGCTMGDAERFYSYRREGAKSGRMMGLIQLLPV from the coding sequence ATGACGCAGCAAGCGGCATCGTTTTCTTCTGTTGATACCCTCGACTGGCATCCTCATCCCCGGGTCAAAGCCGTCTTTAGTCTCAAAAATCTGCGGTTTCGGAAGGATGCCGCGATTCCCGGACTCAATCTGGGCTACAATACGCCGGAGCAGGATGAAATCACAAATGCGAACCGCGAGCAGTTTTTCCGTGCCTGTGGTGCCGATCCCGCGAAGACTTCCTGGGGACTTCAGGTACACGGGGCGCGGGTACAGCGGGTCACCGAACCGGGCGTTTACCCCGATACAGATGCGCTGGTGACCTCCGTGCCTGGTTTCGCGCTTGGTGTGTTTGTGGCCGACTGTGCCGCGGTGCTGCTGGCTGATCCGGAAGCGGGCGTGATTGCTACGGCGCATGCCGGCTGGAAGGGCGCGGTAGCGGGCATTCTGCCGGAGACCATTCGCGTAATGGAAACTGCCGGTGCACGCGCTGCGAAGCTTCGGGCATTTGTGAGTCCCTGCATTTCCGCTGCCCACTTTGAGGTTGGGGAGGAGGTCGCAGCCCAGTTTCCGGAGGCGTTTGTGGACCGGAACCGGTCGCGTCCGCATGTGGACCTCAAGGGTTTTGTGGTGCATCAGCTGCTTGAGGCCGGGCTTGCAAAAGATGCCATCCGGATAGCGGATGGCTGCACAATGGGCGATGCGGAGCGCTTTTATTCGTACCGTCGGGAAGGTGCGAAGAGCGGACGGATGATGGGGCTTATACAACTGCTGCCGGTATGA
- a CDS encoding TolC family protein translates to MPEITKAQVQQITLNEAVSIALEKSIEIQQAANNLERSDAAVQSAYGQFLPNLNATMGANRTTGRQFNQATISFDDFTQNAISGNLGTSVPLFTGWQNISNLRQARTDREAAQTSFERQREDIIFNTASSFLQVILNLELLEIAKDNLETAKKQLEQVEAQVDVGMRPIVDQFNQEAEVANNELLVIQRQSQVNTSKVQLIRLLQLDALQDYEFIVPDISTEAIIPQHFELTELIEAALSNRKDIRAAELQIESAEFALRSARSGYLPTLSFSASISSSYGDQYRLRTPAPGGQGFVTETVGFSDQFFDQRINRGLGFNLSIPIFDRFQTRTAVTNRQIDLKNSRLALIDRQSLVFQEVRQAYEDYVALTQELATTEIALRAAEKAFETQQERYNVGSSTLIELTQANNAFFQASSQRVQTIYQFVFQEKLLDYFLGRITEDVTF, encoded by the coding sequence GTGCCTGAAATTACAAAGGCACAGGTGCAGCAAATTACGCTCAATGAAGCAGTTTCAATCGCACTGGAAAAAAGTATTGAAATACAACAGGCAGCAAACAACCTGGAGCGTAGTGATGCGGCTGTGCAGAGCGCCTATGGTCAGTTTCTGCCAAACCTGAACGCAACAATGGGAGCCAACCGTACGACGGGGCGTCAGTTTAATCAGGCAACCATCTCTTTTGATGATTTCACGCAGAATGCAATCAGCGGAAACCTGGGGACAAGTGTGCCGCTGTTCACAGGCTGGCAAAATATCAGCAATTTGAGGCAGGCGCGAACCGACCGTGAAGCGGCGCAGACCTCCTTTGAGCGGCAACGGGAAGACATCATCTTTAACACCGCTTCATCCTTCCTTCAGGTCATTCTGAACCTCGAGTTGCTTGAAATTGCTAAGGACAATCTTGAAACCGCAAAAAAGCAGCTCGAACAAGTAGAAGCGCAGGTTGACGTCGGCATGCGCCCCATCGTAGATCAATTCAATCAGGAAGCGGAGGTTGCCAACAATGAGTTACTCGTAATTCAGCGGCAGAGTCAGGTGAACACCTCAAAAGTACAGCTGATTCGGTTGCTGCAGCTCGATGCTTTGCAGGATTACGAGTTTATTGTGCCGGACATCAGCACAGAAGCCATTATCCCGCAGCACTTTGAGCTTACAGAATTAATCGAAGCTGCCCTCTCAAACCGGAAAGATATCAGAGCGGCAGAATTGCAGATTGAATCTGCCGAATTCGCGCTCAGAAGCGCCCGCAGCGGTTACCTGCCTACGCTTAGCTTCAGTGCGAGTATCTCTTCATCTTATGGCGATCAGTATCGTCTGCGAACACCCGCTCCAGGTGGTCAAGGCTTTGTTACTGAAACCGTTGGTTTCAGTGATCAGTTTTTCGATCAGCGGATTAACCGTGGTTTAGGCTTCAACCTCAGTATTCCCATCTTCGACCGCTTTCAAACCCGAACAGCGGTTACCAATCGTCAGATTGATTTGAAAAACAGCAGACTTGCTCTAATCGACCGTCAGTCGCTTGTTTTTCAGGAAGTGCGGCAGGCGTATGAAGATTATGTCGCCCTCACACAAGAGCTTGCAACTACGGAAATTGCCCTTCGGGCAGCCGAGAAAGCTTTTGAAACACAGCAGGAGCGTTATAATGTGGGATCGAGTACCCTCATTGAATTAACGCAGGCCAACAACGCTTTTTTCCAGGCTTCCTCCCAAAGGGTACAAACTATCTATCAGTTTGTTTTTCAGGAAAAATTACTCGACTACTTCCTCGGTCGTATAACAGAGGACGTCACTTTCTAA
- a CDS encoding histone deacetylase family protein, which yields MRVSYAPGYVAPITPGHIFPMSKFEILHRYLLDRDVLRDMDVITPRLVDYADLTLVHTPRYLDGILNGNLSRKEERRLGLPWSPGLATRSCLAVQGTINASMMALQDGIAGNLAGGTHHAMPDHGEGFCVFNDVAVAIRTLRRGMWIRRALIIDLDVHQGNGNAAIFADDPDVFTFSMHGEKNYPFRKPPSSLDIGLPDGTGDRPYLKTLGDALDEIFGQFQPDLVYYLGGIDPLEQDHFGRLSLTMDGLRHREHTVIDYVRRRNIPLVLLLAGGYAPTHRETAIAHAQMFEIATEVYG from the coding sequence ATGAGGGTGAGCTATGCACCGGGCTATGTGGCCCCGATTACGCCCGGTCACATTTTCCCGATGAGCAAATTTGAGATTCTGCACCGCTACCTGCTCGACCGGGATGTGTTGCGCGATATGGATGTGATTACCCCGCGCCTCGTGGATTACGCGGATCTTACGCTCGTGCATACGCCCCGCTATCTCGATGGTATCCTGAACGGGAACCTGAGCCGGAAGGAGGAGCGGCGTCTTGGGCTGCCCTGGTCGCCCGGTCTCGCAACCCGATCCTGCCTTGCGGTGCAGGGCACAATCAACGCTTCAATGATGGCCTTGCAGGATGGCATTGCCGGAAATCTGGCCGGGGGGACGCATCATGCCATGCCCGATCACGGGGAGGGTTTTTGTGTGTTCAATGATGTGGCCGTCGCCATACGCACCCTACGGCGGGGGATGTGGATTCGGCGGGCGCTGATCATTGACCTCGATGTGCATCAGGGCAATGGCAATGCCGCCATCTTTGCGGACGATCCCGATGTGTTCACCTTTTCCATGCACGGCGAGAAAAACTATCCGTTCCGGAAACCGCCTTCGAGCCTCGATATCGGCCTGCCCGACGGCACCGGTGACCGTCCTTACCTCAAAACGCTGGGGGACGCGCTTGACGAGATTTTCGGTCAGTTTCAGCCGGATTTGGTGTATTACCTCGGCGGCATAGATCCGCTCGAGCAGGATCATTTCGGGAGATTATCTTTGACCATGGACGGGCTGCGTCATCGCGAACACACCGTGATTGATTACGTGCGCCGCCGCAACATCCCGCTCGTGCTCCTGCTCGCTGGCGGCTACGCCCCAACCCATCGTGAAACCGCCATCGCCCACGCCCAAATGTTCGAGATTGCAACGGAAGTTTATGGGTGA
- a CDS encoding DUF1538 domain-containing protein: protein MEIIKETVKEVVLAVFPIALVIVVLQFSVIHLPMDMFLLFLSGLGMVTFGLILFLLGVHSGLLPVGEMIGSSLPKTGKVWIVLLFSFILGFAITVAEPDVWVLAGYVDTASGGIIPRSSLILTVAVGLAIFVTLSMVRIITGLSINYFLIAGYIVIFAIIFHPASDAYFVPISFDAGGVTTGPMAVPFILAFGVGIASVLKSKTSSQDGFGLVALASIGPVLAVLVLGIIYDIPEDVVLEQADGGYTFLGTLGEVAIALTPLILFFIFFQFYMLKLEAAKLGRLFFGILLTWIGMTFFLHGVHVGFQPAGTEMGTILGGMPNKWIIIPIGIVLGFVATFAEPAVRVLIQEVEKVTSGSIPQKVMLLTISIGVALSIGLAMARIIYGIDLIYLVLPGYIIALTLIFFTSREFTSIAFDAGGVATGPMTVTFVVAIALGFSDKLEDSNPLIEGFGMISLVALTPILSVLILGIIYGAKDD, encoded by the coding sequence ATGGAAATTATTAAAGAAACGGTAAAAGAGGTTGTACTCGCAGTCTTTCCTATCGCCCTTGTTATAGTTGTGCTGCAATTCAGCGTCATTCATCTGCCGATGGATATGTTTTTGCTTTTTTTGAGCGGCCTTGGGATGGTGACCTTTGGTCTCATCCTTTTCCTTTTGGGCGTTCACAGCGGACTCCTCCCCGTTGGTGAGATGATCGGATCATCTCTGCCCAAAACCGGTAAGGTGTGGATTGTACTGCTTTTCAGCTTTATTCTGGGATTTGCGATAACGGTCGCCGAACCGGATGTTTGGGTTCTCGCCGGCTATGTTGATACCGCTTCGGGCGGCATCATTCCAAGATCCAGCCTCATTTTGACCGTTGCAGTAGGTCTTGCCATTTTTGTGACCCTCTCAATGGTGAGAATCATTACGGGCTTGTCTATCAACTACTTTCTGATTGCGGGCTATATCGTCATCTTTGCCATCATCTTTCACCCGGCTTCCGACGCCTATTTTGTGCCCATTTCATTCGACGCCGGCGGGGTAACGACCGGACCCATGGCTGTACCCTTTATCCTGGCATTTGGGGTCGGTATCGCCTCAGTACTCAAAAGCAAAACGAGCTCTCAGGATGGTTTCGGCCTTGTTGCGCTTGCCTCCATCGGTCCTGTACTTGCAGTACTCGTTCTTGGTATTATTTATGATATTCCGGAAGATGTGGTTCTCGAACAGGCCGACGGGGGCTATACCTTTCTTGGAACTCTCGGCGAAGTAGCCATTGCTCTGACCCCGCTTATACTCTTCTTCATTTTTTTCCAGTTTTATATGCTCAAACTGGAAGCCGCCAAACTCGGACGTCTCTTTTTCGGCATCCTGCTCACCTGGATTGGCATGACCTTTTTCCTTCACGGGGTACACGTGGGATTCCAGCCGGCAGGTACTGAAATGGGAACCATCCTGGGCGGTATGCCGAACAAGTGGATCATTATCCCGATTGGCATTGTCCTGGGATTTGTGGCAACTTTCGCTGAACCTGCCGTCCGCGTTCTCATACAGGAAGTGGAAAAAGTGACGAGCGGGTCTATACCGCAAAAAGTTATGCTGCTCACCATATCAATTGGGGTGGCACTCTCGATCGGATTGGCCATGGCGCGGATTATCTACGGTATTGATCTGATCTACCTGGTTTTGCCCGGCTACATCATTGCGCTCACCCTCATATTCTTTACCAGCCGCGAGTTCACCTCTATCGCCTTCGATGCCGGTGGGGTGGCAACAGGCCCAATGACTGTTACGTTTGTGGTTGCGATTGCACTCGGGTTTTCCGACAAGCTCGAAGACAGCAACCCGCTGATAGAAGGCTTCGGTATGATTTCACTCGTTGCCCTCACCCCCATCCTCTCAGTGCTCATCCTTGGAATTATTTACGGAGCTAAAGATGACTGA
- a CDS encoding inositol monophosphatase family protein, which produces MMKSYTDLQVAHEAALKGADVIRYFSANRHKLTIDHKGRHDLVTQADVQTEERIIETIREYRPDDFFLAEESEAHDHLTDARTWIIDPIDGTTNFAHGFPAYCVSIALWENRQPKAGVIYELNSGEMFTAEAGSGAFLNGQPIRVSDVKTASAALLGTGFPYRDLGLIDDYLHLMKCFMEETHGIRRPGSAAYDLACVAAGRLDGFYEYALSPWDVAAGVLLIQEAGGQVCDWQGGSDWLFGKRIICGNPDITAYLFDRIQHYIPREKRKPQLPH; this is translated from the coding sequence ATGATGAAATCGTACACGGATCTGCAAGTTGCCCATGAAGCCGCACTTAAAGGCGCGGACGTTATCCGATATTTTTCCGCAAACCGGCATAAACTCACCATTGATCACAAAGGCCGCCATGATTTGGTTACACAGGCCGATGTACAAACAGAAGAGCGTATTATCGAAACCATTCGCGAATACCGGCCTGATGATTTTTTTTTAGCGGAAGAGTCGGAGGCGCACGATCATCTGACGGATGCCAGAACCTGGATCATTGATCCCATCGACGGTACGACCAACTTTGCGCATGGCTTCCCGGCATATTGTGTTTCAATCGCGCTTTGGGAAAACAGACAACCCAAAGCAGGCGTGATTTACGAGCTCAATTCAGGCGAAATGTTTACAGCAGAAGCCGGTTCCGGTGCGTTTCTCAACGGGCAGCCGATACGCGTTTCTGACGTTAAAACCGCTTCAGCAGCCTTGCTGGGGACGGGATTCCCGTATCGTGATCTCGGTTTGATTGACGACTACCTGCACCTTATGAAGTGCTTCATGGAGGAAACACACGGAATCCGGCGGCCGGGCAGCGCAGCCTACGATCTCGCCTGCGTTGCTGCAGGACGCCTCGATGGATTCTACGAATACGCCCTTTCTCCCTGGGATGTCGCAGCGGGCGTGCTCCTCATTCAGGAAGCCGGCGGGCAGGTTTGCGACTGGCAGGGGGGATCCGACTGGCTTTTCGGTAAGCGCATTATCTGCGGCAATCCTGATATCACCGCTTATTTGTTTGACCGGATTCAGCATTACATCCCCCGGGAAAAAAGAAAACCACAACTGCCGCACTGA
- a CDS encoding transposase has protein sequence MQRLVHDLAYGLVNCGGKRTLTGMLSGSGNQFCDWTAAYRMFSKQRFDPQDLLDVSLAPDNAPVIAHIDDTLLKKTGRKVHGAKWQRDPLGPAFHTNFIWAQRFVQASIACPASSQLCQARSIPVSFVHAPMPVKPGRNADQLQKDAYKEAKKKSRISCVGAKLVGSLRQRLNELGSASRHLLVSFDGGYTNREVIQNLPAHTTFIGRVRKDAKIYDPPADQPDTGRRRLYGEPKLTPDQIRTSDQVSWQKVKAFAAGKEHEFKLKVVENVKWKPAGGHQLLKLIIISPLGYRLAKGANLL, from the coding sequence ATGCAAAGACTGGTACACGATCTTGCCTACGGTCTGGTTAATTGTGGCGGTAAGCGCACGCTCACAGGCATGCTGAGCGGTAGCGGCAACCAGTTCTGTGACTGGACGGCCGCTTACCGGATGTTCAGCAAGCAGCGCTTTGACCCGCAGGACCTGCTGGATGTCAGCCTGGCGCCTGACAACGCTCCGGTCATTGCCCATATCGACGATACCCTGCTGAAAAAAACAGGACGCAAAGTACATGGTGCGAAATGGCAGCGAGACCCGCTTGGACCCGCTTTCCACACCAATTTTATCTGGGCACAGCGCTTTGTACAGGCCAGTATCGCCTGCCCGGCCTCTTCGCAGCTTTGTCAGGCACGGAGTATACCGGTGAGTTTTGTCCATGCGCCCATGCCGGTTAAACCCGGCCGTAATGCGGATCAGCTGCAAAAGGACGCTTACAAAGAAGCTAAAAAGAAAAGCAGGATAAGCTGTGTTGGCGCAAAGCTGGTGGGTTCATTGCGCCAGCGCCTCAACGAGTTGGGATCAGCCTCACGTCACCTGCTTGTAAGTTTTGATGGGGGGTATACCAATCGCGAAGTAATCCAAAACTTGCCGGCGCATACAACCTTCATCGGCAGGGTCCGCAAAGACGCTAAAATCTATGATCCACCTGCTGACCAGCCTGACACAGGGCGGCGGCGCTTGTACGGGGAGCCTAAGTTAACTCCGGACCAGATTCGTACCAGTGATCAGGTAAGCTGGCAGAAGGTCAAAGCTTTCGCGGCAGGCAAGGAGCACGAGTTTAAATTAAAGGTAGTAGAAAACGTTAAGTGGAAGCCTGCGGGCGGGCACCAGCTACTCAAGCTTATTATTATCAGTCCTCTTGGGTACCGCTTGGCTAAAGGGGCGAACCTGTTGTAG
- the bshB1 gene encoding bacillithiol biosynthesis deacetylase BshB1 yields MKLDVLAIAAHPDDVELCCAGTLAALTQQGLRCGVLDLTQGEMGTRGTPEERLSEAQDAARILGLRIRENLGLPDNGLVNSRVHQDAIMAAVRRFQPEICFINAATDRHPDHGHAHKLISDTLFYSGLQKRETTAPDGSAQHPWRPKHVFMFMQDTPFEPDLVFDITETQRVKEEAILAFKTQFNVPATDDGPQTYISGEGFFEMIRSRARIFGHQIGVQYGEPFKYLGGPLPFGDFSYLLSHNRIR; encoded by the coding sequence ATGAAACTTGATGTTCTCGCCATTGCCGCGCACCCAGACGATGTTGAACTTTGCTGTGCAGGCACGCTTGCTGCACTTACACAACAGGGCCTGCGCTGCGGCGTCTTAGACCTCACCCAAGGTGAAATGGGCACCCGCGGCACGCCGGAAGAACGGCTGAGCGAAGCGCAGGATGCCGCCCGTATTCTCGGTCTACGCATTCGGGAAAACCTCGGACTGCCTGATAACGGGCTGGTTAACTCCCGTGTCCATCAGGATGCCATCATGGCTGCGGTCCGGAGATTTCAGCCCGAAATTTGTTTTATCAATGCTGCAACCGACCGCCATCCAGATCACGGGCACGCGCACAAGCTAATCAGTGATACTTTGTTCTACAGCGGACTCCAAAAGCGGGAAACGACCGCACCCGACGGCAGTGCACAACACCCCTGGCGTCCCAAACATGTGTTCATGTTTATGCAAGACACGCCCTTCGAGCCTGATCTCGTATTTGATATCACGGAAACACAGCGGGTGAAAGAGGAAGCCATCCTTGCCTTCAAAACCCAATTCAACGTACCTGCGACCGACGACGGGCCGCAAACGTATATTTCCGGGGAAGGATTTTTTGAGATGATCCGCAGCCGTGCGCGCATTTTCGGTCATCAGATCGGCGTGCAGTACGGCGAACCTTTCAAGTACCTCGGCGGACCGCTGCCTTTTGGTGACTTCAGCTATCTCCTATCCCACAACCGCATCCGGTAA
- a CDS encoding phage holin family protein, with translation MLHNSKEQLRQIVLDLQSYIEKKIELKSLEFQEKGAKVAAAAISNFLGIVLLLVGLFFLLVTAGLGLGELLGSVTLGFLALSLILIIIGGYIYATKRNALKKKLERQIGSFLDNVLSASASEAAADDSPTASATPKTPEPAEAAQKSPQKS, from the coding sequence ATGCTCCATAATTCCAAAGAGCAGCTCAGGCAAATAGTCCTGGACCTTCAGTCTTACATTGAAAAAAAGATTGAGCTTAAGTCGCTCGAATTTCAGGAAAAGGGTGCCAAAGTTGCAGCAGCAGCGATCAGCAACTTCCTGGGAATCGTGCTGCTGCTTGTTGGATTGTTTTTTCTTCTGGTAACGGCTGGCCTCGGCCTTGGTGAACTCTTAGGCAGTGTCACATTAGGTTTTTTAGCCCTCTCTCTGATTTTGATCATCATAGGAGGCTACATCTATGCTACCAAGCGCAATGCGCTGAAGAAAAAGTTGGAGCGGCAAATTGGCAGCTTCCTTGATAATGTGCTTTCTGCATCAGCCTCAGAAGCTGCAGCTGATGACTCTCCGACAGCTTCTGCAACTCCGAAAACGCCTGAACCTGCAGAAGCGGCCCAAAAATCACCCCAAAAGTCCTAA
- a CDS encoding ABC transporter ATP-binding protein codes for MNSALIDIYEMTKTYFMGHQRVDALRGVSLSIKQNEYVAIMGPSGSGKSTLMNMLGCLDTPSSGTYHLNGQDVSKLSDDELAGVRNKEIGFVFQTFNLLPRSTCLSNVELPLIYAGMPADERRKRAIEMLESVNLGDRIYHRPNELSGGQRQRVAVARALINNPSIILADEPTGNLDSKTGVEIMRLFEKLYLGGNTIIVVTHEEEIAAHARRIIRLRDGLLESDTLVENPTLATQTLSA; via the coding sequence ATGAACAGCGCATTGATCGACATTTATGAAATGACCAAAACTTACTTTATGGGCCATCAGCGGGTTGATGCCCTGCGCGGGGTAAGTCTTTCTATCAAACAAAACGAGTACGTCGCAATTATGGGTCCGTCGGGATCGGGTAAATCCACCTTAATGAATATGCTCGGCTGTCTCGATACCCCTTCAAGCGGAACCTATCACCTGAATGGTCAGGATGTAAGCAAGCTGAGTGATGATGAGCTTGCGGGTGTACGAAATAAGGAAATCGGCTTTGTGTTTCAGACCTTCAATCTTCTTCCGCGATCAACCTGCCTATCCAATGTAGAGCTACCGCTTATTTACGCCGGAATGCCAGCGGATGAACGGCGGAAACGGGCCATTGAAATGCTGGAAAGCGTGAATCTTGGTGACCGGATTTATCACCGGCCTAACGAGCTTTCCGGGGGACAGCGGCAGCGGGTTGCTGTTGCACGGGCACTGATCAATAATCCGTCTATCATTCTGGCGGATGAGCCTACAGGTAACCTTGACAGCAAAACCGGCGTGGAAATCATGCGACTGTTTGAAAAGCTTTACCTGGGAGGAAACACCATTATCGTAGTAACACATGAAGAAGAAATTGCAGCCCATGCCCGCCGGATTATCCGCCTGCGGGACGGGCTTCTCGAAAGCGATACTCTCGTTGAAAATCCGACTCTGGCAACGCAAACGCTTTCAGCATAG
- a CDS encoding shikimate dehydrogenase family protein, which yields MIAIHDFLKRPPVQPFYAVIGHPVAQSKSPLIHNMALKHNGLPGIYTAIDTPGTAYAFVGKLLGHKMFRGLNVTIPHKSRIMDALDVVDALAIEVGAVNTVNPTRTGLAGYNTDVAGFEETLRPHALWMTGSPAVVLGSGGAARAAVASLKEMRVPVAFVVSRKPREISVNWPSRINGVEVRLIGYEQLRAHLRESAAVINTTPLGMFPNPGKSPVPFDLTDELKGKVCMDAIYNPLETHFMKQARNAGAHAVLGGLTMFVEQAAAAFRIWTGRGFPKEEAAEAISKSLPAAKP from the coding sequence ATGATTGCGATTCACGATTTTTTGAAGAGACCACCGGTTCAGCCGTTTTATGCGGTTATTGGTCACCCTGTAGCACAGAGTAAATCGCCGCTGATTCACAACATGGCGCTGAAACACAACGGTTTGCCGGGCATTTACACGGCGATTGACACACCGGGTACGGCCTATGCTTTTGTGGGGAAGCTGCTTGGGCACAAAATGTTTCGGGGGCTGAATGTTACCATTCCGCACAAGAGCCGCATTATGGACGCGCTTGATGTGGTTGATGCGCTTGCGATCGAGGTGGGCGCGGTGAATACGGTGAATCCGACCCGTACCGGTTTGGCGGGCTACAACACGGATGTTGCCGGTTTTGAGGAAACATTGCGTCCGCATGCGCTGTGGATGACCGGCAGTCCGGCGGTGGTGCTGGGCAGCGGCGGTGCGGCGCGGGCAGCGGTTGCCTCGCTGAAAGAAATGCGGGTGCCGGTTGCGTTTGTGGTGTCGCGCAAGCCCCGGGAAATCAGCGTGAACTGGCCGTCGCGCATCAACGGGGTGGAAGTGCGGCTGATTGGCTATGAGCAGTTGCGCGCACATTTGCGGGAAAGCGCAGCGGTGATTAACACGACGCCGCTGGGCATGTTTCCCAATCCGGGGAAGTCGCCGGTGCCGTTTGATCTGACGGACGAGCTCAAAGGCAAGGTCTGCATGGATGCCATCTACAACCCGCTCGAAACGCATTTTATGAAGCAGGCCCGCAACGCAGGCGCGCATGCTGTGCTGGGCGGACTTACCATGTTTGTGGAACAGGCCGCTGCAGCTTTCCGGATCTGGACCGGGCGCGGATTCCCGAAAGAAGAAGCGGCAGAAGCCATCAGTAAGTCGCTTCCTGCTGCAAAACCCTAA
- the tnpA gene encoding IS200/IS605 family transposase: MAGTFSQIYIQVVFAVKGRQSLIHTSWEEELYKYINGIITNKEQKLLAINGMPDHVHFLIGMRPSCCLSDLVREIKKSSTAFVNEKKFCKHKFQWQQGYGAFSYSHSALDKVISYIQNQKKHHSKRTFQDEYKAFLTSYQIEYKDEYLFEWIED; encoded by the coding sequence ATGGCAGGCACATTTAGTCAAATCTACATACAAGTGGTTTTCGCTGTAAAGGGACGGCAAAGCCTGATTCACACCTCTTGGGAAGAAGAGTTGTATAAATACATCAACGGGATCATTACGAATAAAGAGCAAAAGCTTTTGGCAATCAACGGCATGCCTGATCACGTGCATTTTTTAATCGGGATGAGACCATCCTGCTGCCTCTCAGATTTGGTACGGGAGATAAAAAAGTCATCCACCGCTTTTGTGAATGAAAAAAAGTTTTGCAAACACAAATTCCAGTGGCAGCAAGGCTATGGCGCTTTCTCCTATTCGCACTCAGCATTGGACAAGGTTATTTCGTACATCCAAAATCAGAAAAAGCATCACAGCAAGCGAACATTTCAGGATGAATACAAAGCATTTCTGACGAGCTATCAGATCGAGTACAAAGATGAGTATTTATTTGAATGGATCGAAGATTAA